One Moorella sp. E308F DNA segment encodes these proteins:
- the nrfD gene encoding NrfD/PsrC family molybdoenzyme membrane anchor subunit: MRKLNVAFTIGLVLLLVSLFTWGYQLKSGLIVTGMRNPFSWGLYIATFAFFVGIAAGGLIVSSSVYLFNLEQLKPFTRIASLSAFASIMAAAVIILPDLGRVDRIYNLLLHPNFRSPLIWDVIVVSAYTVLTFLSVYFQLLPDWKKEGRGFLNGWTRKLSQEEVESIAARWSRRVAMVGLPVAILIHTITALIFATQASRGWWYTAILPPDFIAVAVASGTALVLVIAILVVGKDGFNQYAGAFNTLARIAASALAVHFFFVAMDILIHWWWGSPEALSTLGLVFKRYGPVYLVEIALPALVMVYFFSEKGGRSAGSLLLGCALLFTGVFAHRLMLMFPAFNQFPLSLSIPGMEIEGWNYPIAVGVFKAGAPVFAGSWPYVPTLFEVAVDLLPFGLALLVISLMVSAYSFLPQIPGRSSSAPGGRP, from the coding sequence GTGAGGAAACTAAATGTGGCTTTTACCATAGGCCTGGTTCTTTTGCTGGTAAGTTTATTTACCTGGGGCTACCAGCTTAAAAGCGGTCTGATTGTGACCGGCATGCGCAATCCCTTTAGCTGGGGCCTGTATATTGCCACCTTCGCCTTCTTTGTGGGGATTGCCGCCGGGGGGCTAATCGTTTCTTCTTCGGTTTACCTCTTCAATCTTGAGCAGTTGAAGCCCTTTACCCGCATTGCTTCCCTGTCTGCCTTTGCCAGCATTATGGCCGCGGCGGTAATCATCCTGCCGGATCTGGGGCGGGTAGACAGGATTTACAACTTGCTGCTGCACCCCAATTTCCGGTCGCCTTTAATCTGGGACGTAATAGTTGTTTCCGCCTATACCGTCTTAACTTTCTTGAGCGTTTATTTTCAGCTTTTACCGGACTGGAAAAAGGAAGGACGCGGCTTTCTCAACGGTTGGACAAGGAAGCTTTCCCAGGAGGAGGTAGAAAGCATTGCTGCCAGGTGGTCCCGGCGGGTAGCCATGGTGGGGCTCCCGGTGGCGATTCTAATTCACACCATCACGGCCTTGATTTTTGCCACCCAGGCTTCGCGCGGCTGGTGGTATACGGCCATCTTACCCCCGGATTTCATCGCCGTGGCGGTGGCTTCCGGGACGGCCCTGGTGCTGGTGATTGCCATCCTGGTGGTCGGGAAAGATGGGTTTAACCAGTATGCAGGCGCCTTTAATACCCTGGCCAGGATTGCGGCCAGCGCCCTGGCCGTCCACTTCTTTTTCGTAGCCATGGATATCTTAATTCACTGGTGGTGGGGCAGCCCCGAAGCCTTAAGCACCCTGGGCCTGGTTTTCAAGCGTTATGGCCCGGTCTACCTGGTGGAAATCGCCCTGCCGGCCCTGGTCATGGTTTACTTCTTCAGCGAAAAAGGCGGTCGGTCGGCCGGTTCCCTCTTGCTGGGATGCGCCCTGCTTTTTACCGGCGTATTTGCCCACCGGCTGATGTTAATGTTCCCGGCCTTTAACCAGTTCCCTTTAAGCCTCTCTATCCCTGGAATGGAAATTGAAGGCTGGAATTATCCCATAGCAGTTGGCGTATTTAAGGCAGGAGCGCCGGTATTTGCCGGCTCCTGGCCCTACGTGCCCACCTTATTTGAAGTTGCCGTTGATCTTTTACCCTTTGGCCTGGCCTTGTTGGTCATTTCCTTGATGGTGAGTGCTTATAGTTTCCTGCCGCAGATACCGGGCAGAAGTAGTTCTGCACCCGGCGGTCGCCCCTGA
- a CDS encoding 4Fe-4S dicluster domain-containing protein, whose product MRLGMVIDLDRCIGCRTCAVVCKGHNSQPPGMWWNRVFTPGSPEHQLPVAKNGEVEMYFLPVSCQMCENAPCEKVCPVGATYTDDRGRVLVDYERCIGCRYCMAACPYGVRQFNWEDQQKAKAKAGYMPGYDYGYPFEHRDRNSRLVYMPDRPKGIVEKCTFCVQYTDKGELPVCVQACPAGARFFGDLDDPKSEVSRLVRERQALRLKEELGTKPKVFYLPPAGPRK is encoded by the coding sequence GTGAGACTGGGAATGGTCATCGACCTGGACCGCTGCATCGGCTGCCGTACCTGCGCGGTGGTTTGCAAAGGGCACAACTCCCAGCCGCCGGGTATGTGGTGGAACCGGGTCTTTACTCCTGGAAGTCCTGAACACCAGCTTCCCGTAGCGAAAAACGGGGAAGTGGAGATGTATTTCTTACCCGTATCCTGCCAGATGTGTGAAAACGCGCCCTGTGAAAAGGTCTGCCCGGTGGGGGCGACCTACACCGACGACCGGGGCCGGGTGCTGGTTGACTACGAGCGCTGTATCGGTTGCCGTTACTGCATGGCCGCCTGTCCCTACGGCGTGCGCCAGTTCAACTGGGAGGACCAGCAAAAGGCCAAAGCAAAGGCGGGTTATATGCCGGGGTATGATTACGGCTATCCTTTCGAGCATCGCGACCGGAACAGCCGCCTGGTCTACATGCCGGATCGTCCCAAAGGAATAGTGGAAAAATGTACCTTCTGCGTGCAGTATACCGATAAAGGGGAATTACCGGTTTGTGTCCAGGCCTGTCCGGCCGGGGCGCGCTTCTTTGGCGACCTCGATGACCCCAAGTCGGAAGTAAGCCGCCTGGTGCGGGAGCGGCAGGCTTTAAGGCTAAAAGAAGAACTGGGTACAAAGCCCAAAGTCTTTTACCTGCCGCCAGCAGGACCGCGGAAGTAA